Proteins found in one Maridesulfovibrio sp. genomic segment:
- a CDS encoding DUF4301 family protein, with protein sequence MVTESELREIENGLADIIDEGTSASALAKQVERFKNGFPPTRLERACTLNDGIYRIQADDKDELLGCFEEAANEGRFSRFVPASGAATRMFKHLLAKLNGEELAENEQEMVQTFMDLLPVFPFYEDLKNAMQKGGANLEDAFANQDYNLILEYLLTETGLNYASLPKGLIPFHNYADGYRTPFAEHIAESEAHIKDRRGMVKLHFTVSPEHEQNIREHVEEVLAQFPDSRFDIEFSQQSKSSDTVAVDMNNEVFRTGSGKILFRPAGHGALLDNLHKLRGDLVFVKNIDNVVPDTAKDTTLEYKKLLGGLLVKIQEQVFECLNMLENHNCSEFEVAAVSIFAISHLSIHLPDDFGQMSLEEKISLLRVRLSKPIRVCGMVKNEGEPGGGPFWVKGPGGSVTPQIVEKSQVDMNDVDQVDIVKSATHFNPVDLVCGMRNHRGEWYALKNFTDPDTGFISVKSRNGRKLKAMELPGLWNGSMADWITFFVEVPLSTFSPVKTVNDLLKEEHRY encoded by the coding sequence ATGGTTACTGAAAGTGAACTTCGCGAAATTGAGAATGGTTTAGCTGATATTATTGATGAGGGAACTTCTGCTTCAGCTTTGGCAAAGCAGGTTGAACGCTTTAAAAACGGTTTTCCTCCCACTCGTCTTGAGCGGGCCTGTACTTTGAATGATGGCATTTACCGGATACAAGCTGATGATAAGGATGAATTGCTGGGTTGTTTTGAAGAGGCCGCTAACGAAGGTCGTTTCAGCCGTTTTGTGCCGGCTTCCGGTGCTGCAACACGAATGTTCAAGCATCTTCTGGCAAAACTGAATGGCGAAGAGCTTGCCGAAAATGAACAGGAGATGGTTCAGACTTTCATGGATTTGCTCCCGGTCTTTCCTTTTTACGAAGACCTGAAAAATGCCATGCAGAAAGGTGGGGCAAATCTGGAAGATGCTTTTGCAAACCAGGATTACAATCTCATTCTGGAATATCTGCTTACTGAAACGGGCCTTAACTACGCTTCGTTGCCTAAGGGGCTAATTCCGTTTCATAATTATGCTGATGGATACCGTACTCCCTTTGCAGAGCATATTGCCGAGTCTGAAGCGCATATCAAAGATCGTCGGGGCATGGTAAAGTTGCATTTTACTGTCTCTCCGGAACATGAACAGAATATTCGAGAACATGTTGAAGAAGTTCTCGCGCAGTTTCCTGACAGCCGTTTTGATATTGAATTTTCTCAGCAGAGCAAAAGTTCCGATACTGTCGCAGTGGATATGAATAACGAGGTCTTTCGTACCGGTTCAGGTAAAATTCTGTTCAGGCCTGCCGGTCACGGTGCTTTGTTGGACAATCTGCACAAGCTGCGCGGTGATCTGGTTTTCGTGAAAAACATTGATAATGTAGTTCCTGACACCGCAAAGGATACTACTCTCGAATACAAAAAACTGCTCGGGGGACTGCTGGTCAAGATTCAAGAGCAGGTCTTTGAATGTCTCAACATGCTCGAAAATCATAATTGCAGTGAGTTTGAAGTAGCCGCAGTCTCTATATTTGCAATCTCCCATTTGTCCATACATTTGCCGGATGATTTCGGACAGATGAGCCTTGAGGAGAAGATCAGCCTGTTGAGGGTCAGGTTATCCAAGCCGATTCGAGTTTGCGGAATGGTAAAGAACGAGGGCGAACCCGGAGGTGGACCTTTCTGGGTTAAAGGTCCGGGCGGTTCTGTTACTCCTCAGATAGTAGAAAAGAGTCAGGTTGATATGAATGACGTCGATCAGGTTGATATTGTGAAGTCAGCCACCCATTTCAACCCTGTCGATCTTGTTTGCGGAATGAGGAACCACCGGGGCGAGTGGTATGCGCTCAAAAATTTTACTGATCCTGATACCGGATTCATTTCCGTAAAATCCCGGAACGGTCGTAAGCTTAAAGCTATGGAGCTCCCGGGCTTGTGGAATGGATCTATGGCCGACTGGATTACTTTTTTTGTGGAAGTACCGCTAAGTACTTTTTCGCCAGTGAAAACAGTAAATGACCTTTTGAAGGAAGAGCATCGTTACTAA
- the ercA gene encoding alcohol dehydrogenase-like regulatory protein ErcA: protein MKEILNMRKFVAPELVFGVGSSKLAGQYAENFGVSRALIVTDKGIVKCSWVKSVQNSLEDCGIDTFVFSDVSENPRDVEVMRGAEFYQENKCDCIIAVGGGSPMDCAKGIGIVITNNSHILNFEGVDMVGVPGPPLICVPSTAGSSADVSQFAIITDTDRNVKISIVSKAMVPDAALIDPELTSTMSAQLSAATGMDALTHAIEAYVSNANSALTDLLALDAIELVSGSLAGVIKDPKNIELRGRVMLGSMEAGLAFSNAILGAVHAMAHSLGGFLDLPHGECNAILLPYVIKANFSSSVQRYCNVAQKLGVDIAGKSDDQICEELVEAVIALRKATGITKSLADFGLNREDIPKLAEMALKDACMVTNPVELTQEEIEKIYEAAL from the coding sequence ATGAAAGAAATACTGAACATGAGGAAATTTGTCGCACCGGAACTGGTGTTCGGGGTAGGTTCTTCAAAGCTTGCAGGCCAGTATGCAGAGAATTTTGGAGTAAGCAGGGCATTAATCGTTACTGATAAGGGCATAGTTAAGTGCAGCTGGGTTAAATCCGTGCAAAACAGTCTTGAAGATTGCGGCATTGATACTTTTGTATTTAGCGATGTTTCAGAAAATCCTCGGGATGTGGAAGTTATGCGAGGAGCAGAATTTTATCAGGAGAATAAATGTGACTGTATAATCGCGGTTGGCGGAGGTAGTCCCATGGACTGTGCCAAGGGGATTGGCATAGTTATCACCAACAATTCACATATCCTAAATTTCGAAGGTGTGGACATGGTTGGGGTTCCGGGACCTCCTCTTATCTGTGTTCCGTCTACAGCCGGTAGTTCCGCTGATGTTTCCCAGTTCGCAATTATTACTGATACTGATCGTAACGTTAAAATAAGCATAGTCAGCAAAGCCATGGTCCCTGATGCCGCTTTGATCGATCCGGAACTTACCTCCACCATGAGTGCTCAACTATCCGCAGCTACCGGTATGGACGCCCTGACCCATGCCATCGAAGCATATGTTTCAAATGCAAACTCAGCACTTACCGATCTCCTAGCTCTTGACGCTATAGAGCTTGTTTCCGGCAGTCTGGCCGGAGTCATCAAGGACCCCAAAAATATTGAATTGCGTGGACGGGTTATGCTTGGGTCTATGGAAGCCGGTCTTGCTTTTTCCAACGCCATTCTCGGCGCTGTTCATGCTATGGCTCACAGTCTTGGGGGATTCCTTGACCTGCCTCATGGCGAGTGTAATGCTATTCTATTGCCATATGTTATAAAAGCTAATTTTTCTTCCTCAGTTCAAAGGTATTGTAATGTTGCCCAGAAACTGGGAGTTGATATAGCCGGAAAAAGCGACGATCAGATATGTGAAGAACTAGTTGAAGCCGTGATCGCCCTTCGTAAGGCCACTGGTATTACTAAATCACTTGCGGATTTCGGTCTGAACCGTGAAGATATTCCTAAGCTTGCTGAGATGGCTCTGAAAGATGCCTGTATGGTAACCAATCCGGTTGAATTAACACAGGAAGAAATTGAGAAAATTTATGAAGCGGCGCTCTAA
- a CDS encoding PAS domain S-box protein codes for MKRRSKTSTSENENVRNKLIGLGETSMRKSYYPELRERINELERFRALVENANDALFVLDVYSWSFADVNKTALKKTNYTREGLLDSPPELVFPEETCFLLHEVLIDDDVYSSWDKEDVSMTDLLGKEGVRIPVEMTLRVHYVGGRLYIVMVARDVRRRLADQRELRRTRNYLANVIDSMHSVLVGVDERAHVVLWNDYAHKESGVPAEKAEGCFVYDIMPELRRFEHLISATIKGDKPGGTEIFHVDRDGVTVFFEIVVFPFNGEEAGVVIRIDDITARTRMEEVMVQTEKMMTVGGLAAGMAHEINNPLGGILQGVQNIQRRISGDLPKNHEVARELGVPFEAIQEYCMKRGVLPKLESVREMGERSARIVSNMLQFSRQSGGERVCSDIKGIVETAIDLSFSGYDFYSQSGSGGFEIVREFGDVTPCLLCSPSEIEQVLINLLKNSVQAILADQKMNEDRVARIIVRLLSEGDFVRLEIEDNGPGMDAKTRKMALEPFFTTKPAGEGTGLGLFVSYFIITQKHGGTFDIETSPGNGMKVVIRIPARC; via the coding sequence ATGAAGCGGCGCTCTAAGACATCCACCAGCGAAAATGAAAATGTCCGTAATAAGCTTATTGGGCTTGGGGAAACCTCCATGCGCAAAAGCTATTATCCGGAACTCCGTGAAAGGATAAACGAACTGGAGCGCTTTAGGGCACTGGTGGAGAACGCAAACGACGCTCTCTTTGTGCTTGATGTTTATTCATGGAGTTTCGCGGATGTTAACAAGACTGCGCTTAAAAAAACGAATTACACCCGGGAAGGATTATTAGACAGTCCGCCTGAACTGGTTTTTCCTGAAGAGACCTGTTTTTTACTCCATGAAGTGTTGATTGATGATGATGTTTATTCGTCATGGGATAAGGAAGATGTCTCCATGACGGATCTGCTGGGCAAGGAAGGTGTGCGCATCCCTGTGGAGATGACGCTACGCGTGCATTACGTGGGCGGCAGACTCTACATCGTTATGGTCGCTCGTGATGTGCGTCGCAGATTGGCAGATCAGCGGGAACTTCGTCGTACTCGCAATTATTTGGCCAATGTTATTGATTCCATGCATTCCGTGCTGGTGGGAGTAGATGAAAGGGCACACGTTGTTCTCTGGAACGATTACGCACATAAGGAGAGCGGCGTACCGGCAGAAAAGGCCGAAGGATGTTTTGTTTATGATATTATGCCGGAACTGCGGCGGTTTGAGCATCTTATCTCCGCGACGATAAAGGGAGATAAGCCCGGGGGAACAGAAATTTTTCATGTGGACCGGGACGGAGTGACTGTTTTTTTTGAAATTGTTGTTTTTCCGTTCAATGGTGAAGAGGCCGGTGTTGTCATACGCATAGATGATATTACTGCCCGTACTCGTATGGAAGAGGTCATGGTCCAGACCGAAAAGATGATGACTGTTGGCGGACTTGCTGCGGGAATGGCGCACGAAATCAATAATCCTCTCGGCGGTATCCTTCAGGGGGTTCAAAATATTCAGCGCAGGATATCAGGCGATTTACCCAAAAACCATGAAGTCGCGCGCGAGCTGGGAGTTCCTTTCGAGGCAATTCAGGAATACTGTATGAAAAGAGGGGTTCTTCCCAAGCTTGAATCGGTGCGGGAGATGGGTGAAAGATCTGCGCGTATTGTTTCAAACATGCTTCAGTTCAGCCGTCAATCGGGCGGGGAAAGGGTTTGCTCAGACATAAAAGGCATAGTGGAAACCGCCATAGATCTTTCTTTTAGCGGTTATGATTTTTATAGCCAATCCGGAAGCGGCGGGTTTGAAATTGTACGCGAATTTGGGGATGTTACACCCTGCCTGCTATGTTCACCTTCAGAAATTGAACAGGTACTGATTAATCTTCTTAAAAATTCTGTTCAGGCGATTTTAGCCGATCAGAAAATGAACGAAGACCGTGTTGCCCGAATTATTGTCCGGTTACTCTCGGAAGGTGACTTTGTGCGCCTCGAGATTGAAGATAATGGGCCGGGTATGGATGCAAAAACCCGTAAAATGGCTCTGGAGCCTTTTTTCACTACAAAACCTGCCGGAGAGGGAACCGGGCTTGGACTTTTTGTCTCCTATTTCATCATAACTCAGAAACACGGCGGAACTTTTGATATTGAAACAAGTCCCGGCAACGGCATGAAGGTTGTAATCAGGATTCCGGCCAGATGTTGA
- a CDS encoding Na/Pi cotransporter family protein, which produces MNLALFGNLFGGLGLFLIGMRMMTTGLKLSTGKSLKRILGEWTKSPGRGLFSGFLITALVQSSSAVTVAVIGFVNAGLITLPQSIGVIYGSNIGTTVTGWIVAAVGFSVNLKAFALPVIALGAIMRLSGPTNRRAFFGDAFAGFGLFLMGISTLQMSFKGIESSIDLSSFAAMGAFSIPIFIGIGLTLTLLMQSSSAAMALVLTATVSGLLDLNQGAAAVIGTNIGTTSTAALSVIGATINAKKVAAGHIIFNMITAIVALIILPVLIKFIVFCMELLNLGHDPAIVLALFHTVFNCLGVLILWPFTGKLVSFIEKRFASSADEKGRPKYLDNNVVGTPVLALDALTLELERIRALTSRIVRKGLNSNFSYGALPTDKEAQDNLIEASRAFCAKLQSRPLTESQGQQVATALRVLQYFRTAGALCASLEKKRIKPALEKLGSDADMVTVFQNSCIGVLNVTENPCSEEFCQIDNMIHDMLSAYHDLKEKLLSAGGIGTISVPEMVEQLELFSKIRRIARQAAKGAVYFVAMKPNSGICCPTNTVKFAWNRHW; this is translated from the coding sequence ATGAATTTAGCATTATTTGGAAATCTTTTCGGCGGACTGGGTCTTTTTTTGATCGGAATGCGTATGATGACCACAGGGTTGAAGCTCTCTACCGGTAAATCGCTGAAAAGAATTCTTGGAGAATGGACAAAAAGTCCGGGCCGCGGCCTTTTTTCCGGCTTCCTGATCACCGCGCTGGTGCAATCTTCGAGCGCGGTAACTGTAGCGGTTATCGGGTTTGTAAATGCCGGTCTTATCACTCTACCCCAATCCATCGGGGTAATTTACGGGAGTAACATAGGCACCACGGTTACCGGCTGGATTGTCGCCGCAGTAGGATTCAGCGTTAACCTGAAAGCATTTGCACTGCCTGTTATCGCGCTGGGTGCTATTATGCGCCTTAGCGGACCGACTAACCGCCGTGCATTCTTCGGAGACGCATTTGCCGGATTCGGACTTTTCCTTATGGGAATATCCACCCTGCAAATGTCCTTCAAGGGGATAGAATCCTCCATTGATCTCTCATCATTTGCCGCCATGGGCGCATTCTCCATTCCTATTTTCATCGGGATAGGACTGACCCTGACTCTGCTCATGCAAAGCTCCAGTGCCGCGATGGCTCTTGTCCTGACTGCCACAGTAAGCGGCCTGCTGGACCTCAACCAAGGAGCTGCCGCAGTGATAGGAACCAACATAGGCACAACCTCCACAGCCGCCCTTTCTGTAATCGGGGCAACTATAAACGCCAAGAAAGTCGCCGCCGGCCACATCATATTTAATATGATCACGGCCATAGTGGCTCTAATTATACTCCCGGTATTGATTAAATTTATCGTTTTCTGCATGGAACTGCTGAATTTAGGACATGATCCGGCCATCGTCCTTGCCCTGTTCCATACTGTTTTCAACTGTCTTGGAGTTCTGATACTCTGGCCGTTCACAGGCAAGCTGGTTTCTTTCATTGAAAAAAGATTCGCCTCTTCGGCAGACGAAAAAGGCCGCCCCAAATATTTGGACAACAACGTAGTCGGCACCCCGGTTCTGGCACTTGATGCCCTGACTCTTGAACTGGAACGCATCAGAGCTTTAACCAGCAGAATTGTGCGTAAAGGACTGAATTCAAATTTCAGCTACGGCGCACTGCCTACGGATAAAGAAGCTCAGGACAATCTCATCGAAGCATCACGCGCTTTTTGCGCCAAACTTCAATCTCGCCCGCTTACAGAATCGCAGGGCCAGCAAGTGGCCACGGCCCTTCGCGTACTGCAGTATTTCCGCACTGCCGGGGCGCTCTGTGCATCACTGGAAAAGAAAAGAATTAAGCCAGCTCTTGAAAAACTTGGCTCTGACGCCGATATGGTCACAGTCTTTCAGAATTCATGCATTGGCGTCCTGAACGTTACAGAAAATCCATGTTCTGAGGAATTCTGTCAAATCGACAACATGATACATGACATGTTATCAGCTTATCACGACCTGAAAGAAAAGCTGCTCTCAGCCGGTGGGATAGGAACTATCTCCGTCCCGGAGATGGTAGAGCAACTTGAATTATTCTCAAAAATCAGGCGTATAGCCCGGCAGGCAGCAAAGGGTGCGGTTTACTTTGTGGCCATGAAACCTAATTCCGGCATCTGCTGCCCAACCAACACTGTAAAATTTGCATGGAACCGCCACTGGTAA
- a CDS encoding OmpH family outer membrane protein codes for MFKNMLKLAVIIALVAFVAGCQQQSDSNSKVGFVDSNKVFKECKAGNKGMEYLKKSSEEFKTKFAEMQKSLAGNNTEANTRKFQEALGEYQTKMGAEQNRIVEALQSAFTKAVDEYRKANGYSVILGTEAAISYDESADISDKIIEAMDKMDIKIQPE; via the coding sequence ATGTTCAAGAACATGCTTAAATTAGCAGTGATCATTGCTCTAGTTGCCTTTGTTGCAGGATGCCAGCAGCAATCAGATTCTAATTCCAAAGTCGGCTTTGTTGATAGTAATAAAGTATTCAAAGAGTGCAAAGCCGGAAATAAGGGCATGGAATACCTCAAAAAATCAAGCGAGGAATTTAAGACTAAATTTGCCGAAATGCAAAAAAGCCTCGCCGGCAACAATACCGAAGCAAACACTCGCAAATTTCAGGAAGCCCTCGGCGAATACCAGACCAAAATGGGTGCTGAACAGAACCGCATCGTCGAAGCTCTCCAGTCCGCCTTCACCAAAGCCGTTGATGAGTACCGCAAAGCCAACGGTTACTCTGTAATCCTCGGCACCGAAGCAGCCATCAGCTATGATGAATCAGCTGATATCAGCGACAAAATCATCGAAGCCATGGATAAGATGGATATTAAAATCCAGCCTGAATAA